One Diospyros lotus cultivar Yz01 chromosome 1, ASM1463336v1, whole genome shotgun sequence genomic window carries:
- the LOC127791122 gene encoding UMP-CMP kinase isoform X1 has protein sequence MWRRVAQLSSLVPSSKAFLRNQPQPPYGLQTCGAFSTEILKPAKDGVPTTTREKLPFITFVLGGPGSGKGTQCLKIVETFGFSHLSAGDLLRKEISSNSENGAKILETIKEGKIVPSEVTVKLIQRAIESNNNDRFLIDGFPRSEENRRAYERIVGAEPNIVLFFDCPEEEMVKRVLNRNQGRVDDNIDTIKKRLEVFNALSLPVINYYSKKGKLHKIRAVGTEDEIFERVHPIFTRMEVMKRK, from the exons ATGTGGAGGCGCGTGGCTCAGTTGTCGTCACTGGTACCGTCGTCCAAAGCATTTCTTCGTAACCAG CCACAGCCACCCTATGGATTGCAGACATGCGGAGCATTCAGCACTGAAATACTTAAGCCG GCAAAAGATGGAGTTCCTACCACTACCAGAGAGAAACTCCCATTCATAACTTTTGTCTTAG GAGGCCCTGGTAGTGGAAAAGGTACACAGTGTTTAAAGATAGTTGAGACCTTTGGATTCAGTCACTTGAGTGCGGGAGATTTGTTACGGAAGGAAATATCATCCAATAGTGAGAATGG TGCCAAGATTCTTGAGACAATCAAGGAAGGAAAAATTGTTCCTTCAGAAGTGACTGTCAAATTGATCCAGAGGGCAATTGAATCAAATAACAACGATAGGTTTCTCATTGATGGGTTCCCAAGAAGTGAAGAGAACCGTAGGGCGTATGAGCGCATT GTTGGAGCAGAACCAAACATTGTGCTTTTCTTTGATTGCCCTGAAGAAGAGATGGTGAAAAGAGTACTGAACCGTAATCAG GGCAGAGTTGATGATAATATTGATACAATCAAGAAACGGCTTGAAGTGTTTAATGCTTTAAGCCTTCCTGTTATCAACTACTATTCAAAGAAAGGAAAACTTCACAAG ATCCGCGCTGTAGGAACAGAAGATGAGATATTTGAACGAGTCCACCCAATTTTTACCCGGATGGAG GTGATGAAACGTAAGTAA
- the LOC127791122 gene encoding UMP-CMP kinase isoform X2 encodes MWRRVAQLSSLVPSSKAFLRNQPPYGLQTCGAFSTEILKPAKDGVPTTTREKLPFITFVLGGPGSGKGTQCLKIVETFGFSHLSAGDLLRKEISSNSENGAKILETIKEGKIVPSEVTVKLIQRAIESNNNDRFLIDGFPRSEENRRAYERIVGAEPNIVLFFDCPEEEMVKRVLNRNQGRVDDNIDTIKKRLEVFNALSLPVINYYSKKGKLHKIRAVGTEDEIFERVHPIFTRMEVMKRK; translated from the exons ATGTGGAGGCGCGTGGCTCAGTTGTCGTCACTGGTACCGTCGTCCAAAGCATTTCTTCGTAACCAG CCACCCTATGGATTGCAGACATGCGGAGCATTCAGCACTGAAATACTTAAGCCG GCAAAAGATGGAGTTCCTACCACTACCAGAGAGAAACTCCCATTCATAACTTTTGTCTTAG GAGGCCCTGGTAGTGGAAAAGGTACACAGTGTTTAAAGATAGTTGAGACCTTTGGATTCAGTCACTTGAGTGCGGGAGATTTGTTACGGAAGGAAATATCATCCAATAGTGAGAATGG TGCCAAGATTCTTGAGACAATCAAGGAAGGAAAAATTGTTCCTTCAGAAGTGACTGTCAAATTGATCCAGAGGGCAATTGAATCAAATAACAACGATAGGTTTCTCATTGATGGGTTCCCAAGAAGTGAAGAGAACCGTAGGGCGTATGAGCGCATT GTTGGAGCAGAACCAAACATTGTGCTTTTCTTTGATTGCCCTGAAGAAGAGATGGTGAAAAGAGTACTGAACCGTAATCAG GGCAGAGTTGATGATAATATTGATACAATCAAGAAACGGCTTGAAGTGTTTAATGCTTTAAGCCTTCCTGTTATCAACTACTATTCAAAGAAAGGAAAACTTCACAAG ATCCGCGCTGTAGGAACAGAAGATGAGATATTTGAACGAGTCCACCCAATTTTTACCCGGATGGAG GTGATGAAACGTAAGTAA